The Tepidibacter aestuarii genome contains a region encoding:
- a CDS encoding uracil-xanthine permease family protein — MKKAILAIQHLFAMFGATVLVPILTGFDPSVALVSAGLGTLIFHLVTKGMVPVFLGSSFAFIPVIITVKELYNGDLAYAQGGIIVAGMIYILMSLIVKTVGIEKVKKYFPAQVTGPMIVVIGLNLIPVAFGMASGNFIVAIATLSTALLITLFAKGFIKQLSILIAVATGYILSLSLGLIDTNIIKEASWVMVPNFTLPKFDIGAIAIIAPVVLAVFMEHIGDVTTNGAVVGKDFIKNPGLNRTLIGDGLATIVGGFIGGPANTTYGENTGVLAITKNYDPSILRITAVFAITLGCISKVGIVLRTIPTPVMGGISLMLFSMIAIIGVKTVKNSDIEFKASNLITMGSILIIGFGTNYLQGKGISIGIPVTETVKITGLSLAAIVGIVLNRVLNRNSI; from the coding sequence CTGAAAAAAGCTATACTGGCGATACAACACTTATTTGCAATGTTTGGAGCGACAGTTTTAGTACCTATCTTAACGGGATTTGATCCATCGGTAGCTTTAGTATCAGCAGGACTTGGAACTTTAATATTCCACTTAGTCACAAAGGGAATGGTTCCTGTATTCTTAGGATCAAGTTTTGCATTCATACCTGTAATAATCACAGTTAAAGAACTATATAATGGAGATTTAGCTTATGCACAAGGTGGAATAATAGTAGCTGGAATGATATATATACTTATGTCTTTAATAGTTAAAACAGTTGGGATTGAAAAAGTAAAAAAATATTTCCCGGCACAAGTTACAGGACCTATGATTGTTGTAATAGGGCTTAATCTTATACCGGTTGCATTTGGAATGGCATCAGGAAACTTTATAGTAGCAATAGCAACTTTATCTACTGCACTTTTAATAACATTATTCGCAAAAGGATTTATAAAGCAACTTTCTATTCTAATAGCTGTAGCAACAGGATATATACTATCACTTAGCTTAGGACTGATAGATACAAATATTATAAAAGAAGCTTCTTGGGTTATGGTTCCAAACTTCACATTACCTAAGTTTGATATAGGAGCAATAGCAATAATAGCACCAGTAGTACTAGCAGTTTTCATGGAGCATATAGGAGATGTAACAACTAATGGAGCAGTTGTAGGAAAGGACTTCATAAAAAATCCAGGACTTAACAGAACATTAATAGGGGATGGACTTGCAACAATAGTTGGAGGATTCATAGGAGGACCTGCTAATACAACGTATGGAGAAAATACAGGAGTACTTGCAATAACTAAAAACTACGATCCATCTATACTTAGAATAACAGCTGTGTTTGCCATAACACTTGGATGTATAAGCAAAGTTGGAATAGTTTTAAGAACAATACCAACACCAGTTATGGGCGGAATAAGTTTAATGTTGTTCTCTATGATAGCTATAATAGGAGTTAAGACAGTAAAAAATAGCGATATAGAATTTAAAGCATCTAATTTAATAACAATGGGATCTATACTAATCATAGGATTTGGAACAAACTATCTTCAAGGTAAAGGAATATCAATAGGAATACCAGTAACTGAAACTGTTAAAATAACAGGACTTAGCCTTGCAGCTATAGTAGGGATAGTTTTAAATAGAGTACTTAATAGAAATTCGATATAA
- a CDS encoding winged helix-turn-helix transcriptional regulator — MKKELPLCPVEITLTLIGDKWKVLILRDLINGTKRFGELKKSIGSISQKVLTQQLRSMEEDGLIERKVYAEVPPKVEYSLTEIGSSLKPILDSMWEWGENYKEQMNARKQKTIYEKSI, encoded by the coding sequence GTGAAGAAAGAATTACCACTTTGTCCAGTTGAAATAACTCTTACACTTATAGGAGATAAGTGGAAGGTGCTGATATTAAGAGACCTTATAAATGGAACTAAGCGTTTTGGAGAATTAAAAAAATCTATAGGCTCAATTAGTCAAAAAGTTCTTACTCAACAATTACGTTCTATGGAAGAAGATGGGCTCATTGAGAGAAAAGTCTATGCCGAAGTGCCACCAAAGGTTGAATACTCTCTAACTGAAATAGGAAGTAGTCTTAAACCAATACTTGATTCTATGTGGGAATGGGGAGAAAATTATAAAGAGCAGATGAATGCAAGAAAACAAAAAACAATTTATGAAAAATCAATATAA
- a CDS encoding VOC family protein: MFKRIDHIAFIVEDRTKSINFYEEHFGFKKYYEHDVPIETVEKIVYLKLGDTTLELIHIPNGSINKGFHFCLESDNFDEDYIRLIDAGIPVDTKPHPVGAREIREKGWRRVVFIGPDEELIEFRG; the protein is encoded by the coding sequence ATGTTTAAGCGCATCGACCATATAGCATTTATTGTTGAGGATAGAACTAAATCTATAAATTTTTATGAAGAGCATTTTGGCTTTAAAAAATATTATGAACATGATGTGCCTATAGAAACAGTAGAAAAAATAGTTTATCTTAAACTAGGAGATACGACTTTAGAGCTGATACACATACCGAATGGCTCGATAAATAAAGGATTTCATTTCTGTCTTGAGAGTGATAATTTTGACGAGGATTATATCCGTTTAATAGATGCTGGTATTCCTGTTGATACTAAGCCTCACCCTGTTGGAGCAAGAGAGATAAGAGAAAAAGGATGGCGTAGAGTAGTGTTTATCGGTCCTGATGAAGAATTGATAGAATTTAGAGGATAA
- a CDS encoding Rqc2 family fibronectin-binding protein yields the protein MALDGLVINSLVKELSSQLVDGKIDKIYQPEEDELLFNIRNNGTNYKLLMSANSSNPRVYTTNSYNKKNPIKAPLFCMLLRKHIQNGRIVKIEQPGFERIIKITIESLDELKIRKSKDLIIEIMGRHSNIILVDNEENKILDSIKRIPLSVSRYRQVLPGQKYINPPSQNKLNPVDNIDEKTFIDTLLNSSKSELYKSIYSSFEGISPVIAKEICTRANLDIDININHIDRKDFKSLYEIFNRLFSQIKNNIFFPCIAIDKRLNKIIDFSCIKLTMFNHYSFIENDSINYILQTYYLEKDVKERIHQKSQSLRKSISNKLDRLYKKSKKQKEELLESKSADKYKINGELITAYIYMIQKGMDEVEVANFYDPNSKNVTIKLDKRLTPSENAQKYFKKYNKLKTALVEITEQLKITEEELNYLENIMLSITNCESIDELDEIKEELIKVGYVKGKAKDKSKKNKEKNILKTAPYEFLSSDGFKIFVGKNNKQNDYLTLKMATNIDMWLHTKDIPGSHVIIRSEGSEIPESTIFEGAMLAAYYSKGKMSSKVPVDYTLKKNVKKPSGAKPGMVIYETNSTMYVTPLEEEIVKIQNNVEVNSEE from the coding sequence ATGGCATTAGATGGATTAGTTATAAACTCATTAGTTAAAGAACTTTCATCTCAATTAGTAGATGGTAAAATAGATAAGATATATCAACCAGAAGAAGATGAGCTTCTTTTTAATATAAGAAACAATGGTACTAACTATAAATTATTGATGAGCGCCAACAGCTCAAACCCAAGAGTTTACACTACAAACTCTTATAACAAAAAAAACCCTATAAAAGCTCCTCTATTCTGTATGCTTTTAAGAAAGCACATACAAAATGGAAGGATAGTAAAAATAGAGCAACCTGGTTTTGAGAGAATAATAAAGATAACTATAGAATCTTTAGATGAGCTTAAAATAAGAAAATCAAAAGATTTAATAATAGAGATAATGGGAAGACATAGTAATATAATACTTGTAGATAATGAAGAAAATAAAATACTCGATTCTATTAAAAGAATACCTCTTAGTGTCAGCCGATATAGACAGGTTCTTCCTGGTCAAAAATACATAAATCCACCATCTCAAAACAAGTTAAATCCAGTGGATAATATAGATGAAAAAACATTCATAGATACACTTTTGAATTCTTCTAAATCCGAATTATATAAATCAATATATTCTTCATTTGAGGGTATCAGCCCTGTTATAGCAAAAGAAATTTGTACTAGAGCAAATTTGGATATAGATATTAATATAAATCATATAGATAGAAAGGACTTCAAATCATTATACGAAATATTCAATAGATTATTTAGCCAAATAAAAAACAATATCTTCTTCCCTTGTATAGCTATAGATAAGAGATTAAACAAGATTATCGACTTTAGTTGTATAAAGCTTACTATGTTTAATCATTACTCTTTTATAGAAAATGATAGTATAAACTATATACTTCAAACTTATTATTTAGAAAAAGATGTTAAGGAGAGAATACATCAAAAATCTCAAAGTCTTAGAAAAAGTATATCCAATAAATTAGATAGACTATATAAAAAATCTAAAAAACAAAAAGAAGAATTATTAGAATCTAAAAGTGCCGATAAATATAAGATAAATGGTGAACTTATAACCGCTTATATATATATGATACAAAAAGGCATGGATGAAGTTGAAGTCGCAAATTTTTATGATCCCAATAGTAAGAATGTAACTATAAAACTAGATAAAAGATTGACGCCTTCTGAGAACGCTCAAAAATATTTTAAAAAATACAATAAGCTTAAAACCGCTTTAGTGGAGATAACTGAGCAACTTAAAATAACTGAAGAAGAACTAAATTATCTTGAAAATATAATGCTAAGTATAACAAATTGCGAAAGTATAGATGAGCTAGATGAAATAAAAGAAGAACTTATTAAAGTGGGTTATGTTAAAGGAAAAGCTAAAGATAAATCTAAGAAAAATAAAGAAAAAAATATTTTAAAGACTGCCCCTTACGAGTTCTTATCTTCAGATGGATTTAAAATATTCGTTGGTAAAAACAATAAGCAAAACGACTATTTAACATTAAAAATGGCTACAAACATTGATATGTGGCTTCATACAAAGGATATACCTGGATCTCATGTTATAATAAGATCTGAAGGAAGCGAAATTCCTGAGTCTACTATATTTGAAGGCGCAATGCTTGCTGCTTATTACAGCAAAGGAAAGATGTCTTCTAAGGTTCCTGTTGATTATACATTGAAGAAAAATGTTAAAAAGCCTAGTGGCGCAAAGCCGGGAATGGTTATTTATGAGACTAATAGTACTATGTATGTAACTCCTCTTGAAGAAGAAATAGTTAAGATACAAAATAATGTTGAAGTAAATTCTGAAGAATAA
- the lspA gene encoding signal peptidase II, with the protein MNIALFVFLVLLDQVTKYYALNFLSKIGSITIIDNMFNLTYVENRGAAFGMLQNQKWFFILVAFVVVSFIVYYLRTNKNISRLYQVSLVLILAGAIGNLIDRIRLNFVVDFFDFIVWPVFNMADICVVIGGILLSYIIIFDKE; encoded by the coding sequence TTGAATATAGCATTATTTGTATTCTTAGTATTACTAGATCAAGTTACAAAGTATTATGCACTTAATTTTTTATCGAAGATAGGAAGCATAACTATTATAGATAATATGTTTAATCTTACATATGTTGAAAATAGAGGAGCAGCATTTGGAATGCTTCAAAATCAAAAGTGGTTCTTCATTTTGGTAGCATTTGTGGTAGTTTCATTCATCGTATACTATCTAAGAACTAATAAAAATATCAGCAGATTATATCAAGTATCATTAGTACTTATACTAGCAGGGGCCATAGGGAACTTAATAGATAGAATAAGACTAAATTTTGTAGTGGACTTTTTTGACTTTATAGTATGGCCAGTATTTAATATGGCAGATATATGTGTTGTAATAGGAGGAATACTACTTTCGTACATTATAATATTTGACAAAGAGTAG
- the pyrR gene encoding bifunctional pyr operon transcriptional regulator/uracil phosphoribosyltransferase PyrR, with amino-acid sequence MKEKAKLMDDKAIARAITRISYEIIEKNKGIEDIVLVGIKTRGVPLADRIGKKIESIEEKGINIGKVDITLYRDDLTKPDVDPILNGTDIDFDINNKKVVLIDDVLYTGRTVRAAMDAVMDIGRPKSIQLAVLVDRGHRELPIRADYVGKNVPTSNEEIISVNFSEIDGQDYVSINEK; translated from the coding sequence TTGAAGGAAAAAGCTAAATTAATGGATGATAAAGCTATAGCAAGAGCTATAACTAGAATAAGTTATGAAATAATAGAAAAAAACAAAGGTATAGAAGATATTGTGTTAGTTGGAATAAAGACAAGAGGAGTACCTCTTGCCGATAGAATAGGAAAAAAAATCGAATCTATAGAAGAAAAAGGAATTAATATAGGGAAGGTAGACATAACTTTGTACAGAGATGATTTAACTAAACCAGATGTAGACCCTATACTTAATGGAACTGACATAGATTTTGATATAAATAACAAAAAAGTAGTTTTGATTGATGATGTATTATACACTGGTAGAACAGTGAGAGCTGCCATGGATGCAGTAATGGATATAGGTAGACCAAAATCTATACAACTAGCAGTTCTTGTAGATAGAGGACATAGAGAACTTCCTATAAGAGCTGACTATGTAGGAAAGAACGTACCTACATCTAATGAAGAAATTATAAGTGTTAATTTTAGTGAAATTGATGGTCAAGATTATGTTTCTATAAATGAAAAATAA
- a CDS encoding DUF1097 domain-containing protein — MSELLLASLFSAILAFAWSNISALGGIFVWVGFAGWTSFCVADETDSIKKMIKSYTCNLSGVFWASLTIYISSLIDIPMITNLLTCGFVTVILIYQSRFKMFSCVPCTFIGCFITFGLNGDFKMAAIGLLCGSILGYLSDKAGVLAFKIKTSDSDVKKVA, encoded by the coding sequence GTGAGTGAATTATTGTTAGCTTCTTTATTTTCAGCAATTTTGGCCTTTGCTTGGTCTAATATAAGTGCTTTAGGTGGAATATTTGTGTGGGTTGGTTTTGCTGGTTGGACTAGTTTTTGTGTGGCAGATGAAACCGATTCCATTAAAAAGATGATCAAATCTTATACATGCAATTTAAGTGGCGTATTCTGGGCAAGTCTTACAATTTATATAAGTTCGCTAATAGATATCCCTATGATCACAAACTTACTTACATGTGGATTTGTAACAGTTATATTAATTTATCAATCTAGATTCAAAATGTTTTCTTGTGTACCTTGTACTTTTATAGGTTGTTTCATAACATTTGGTTTAAATGGAGACTTTAAAATGGCAGCTATAGGGCTATTATGTGGTTCTATTTTAGGTTATCTATCTGATAAAGCTGGCGTTCTAGCTTTTAAAATCAAAACCTCTGATTCAGATGTAAAAAAAGTTGCTTAA
- a CDS encoding pyridoxamine 5'-phosphate oxidase family protein, with amino-acid sequence MKEVVNFLSENPVQYFATIGLDNKPKVRPFQFMLEKDEKLYFCTSNQKDVFAQLKECPYIEITTSSPTFAWIRLSGKAVFSTDVEIKKAVLESSNLVKSIYQTPENPTFEIFYLEDSQAVICDFSGNPPVEYTL; translated from the coding sequence ATGAAGGAAGTAGTAAATTTTTTAAGTGAAAACCCAGTACAATATTTTGCAACAATTGGATTAGATAATAAGCCTAAGGTGCGCCCTTTCCAATTTATGCTTGAGAAAGATGAAAAGCTATATTTCTGTACTAGCAATCAAAAAGATGTTTTTGCACAACTTAAAGAGTGTCCATATATTGAAATTACAACTTCAAGCCCAACATTTGCATGGATTAGATTAAGCGGAAAAGCTGTATTCTCTACTGATGTAGAAATTAAAAAGGCTGTACTTGAAAGCAGTAACCTTGTAAAATCAATATACCAAACACCAGAAAATCCAACATTTGAAATTTTCTATCTAGAAGATTCACAAGCAGTTATCTGTGACTTTTCTGGAAATCCTCCTGTAGAATACACTCTATAG
- a CDS encoding TraR/DksA C4-type zinc finger protein: MNKSDMEYYRQILLKEKEKVANLIEEIEDDTVATDGFKNSSVKDSTGELSGYDNHPADMGTELFMREMDLKLKTGESIRLYNINKALEKIDLGLYGKCEECSKDIDSERLEIIPETLLCSSCSKDHKKEFDEVEEDTFTKSEYFYSELVEGLERTNRYRGLDLDYDEL; this comes from the coding sequence ATGAACAAAAGTGATATGGAGTATTATAGACAAATTCTTTTAAAGGAAAAAGAAAAGGTTGCTAATTTAATAGAGGAAATTGAGGATGATACTGTAGCTACAGATGGTTTTAAAAATTCAAGTGTTAAAGACAGCACTGGAGAACTTTCTGGGTATGACAATCATCCTGCTGACATGGGAACAGAACTATTTATGAGAGAGATGGATTTAAAGCTTAAAACAGGTGAATCTATAAGACTTTACAATATAAATAAAGCGCTTGAAAAAATAGATTTAGGTTTATACGGCAAGTGTGAAGAGTGTAGTAAAGATATAGATTCAGAGAGACTTGAGATAATTCCTGAAACTCTTCTGTGCTCTAGTTGTTCAAAAGATCATAAAAAAGAATTTGATGAGGTAGAAGAAGATACTTTTACTAAGAGTGAATATTTTTATAGTGAATTGGTAGAAGGTCTTGAAAGGACTAATAGATATAGAGGATTAGATTTAGATTATGATGAGCTTTAA
- a CDS encoding RluA family pseudouridine synthase, whose translation MEQVKFEVNEENEGMRLDVFLSSKFDNMSRSYIQKIIKEGNVFVNNKKEKSRYITKINDKINLNIPKPKELEVEAENIDIDIVYEDDDVLVVNKPQGMVVHPAPGNYTGTLVNAILYHCRDNLSSINGVIRPGIVHRIDKDTSGLLMIAKNNNAHNFLSEQLKEHTITRKYHMISYGVLKEDTMTVDAPIARHPVDRLKMAIVEGGKRAVTHFKVLKRFEKYTYVEAQLETGRTHQIRVHMASKRHPLVGDPVYGPKNSKFKLNGQMLHAKTLGFIHPTTKEYMEFNSNLPDYFEKMLNILD comes from the coding sequence ATGGAGCAAGTAAAATTTGAGGTAAATGAAGAGAATGAAGGTATGAGATTGGACGTTTTTTTATCAAGTAAATTTGATAATATGTCAAGGTCGTATATTCAAAAGATTATAAAAGAAGGAAATGTATTTGTAAATAATAAGAAAGAAAAGTCTAGATACATAACTAAGATAAATGATAAAATAAATTTAAATATACCAAAGCCTAAGGAATTAGAGGTTGAGGCTGAAAATATAGATATAGATATAGTTTATGAAGATGATGATGTATTGGTAGTAAACAAGCCACAGGGAATGGTTGTCCATCCTGCACCGGGAAATTATACTGGTACATTGGTCAATGCTATACTTTATCATTGTAGGGATAATTTGTCTTCTATAAACGGAGTTATAAGACCGGGAATAGTTCATAGAATAGACAAAGATACATCTGGACTTTTGATGATAGCAAAGAACAATAATGCACACAATTTTTTATCAGAGCAATTAAAAGAGCACACTATAACTAGAAAATATCATATGATAAGTTATGGAGTATTAAAAGAAGATACTATGACTGTTGATGCACCTATTGCAAGACATCCTGTTGATAGACTTAAAATGGCAATAGTTGAAGGTGGCAAAAGGGCTGTAACCCACTTTAAAGTATTGAAAAGATTTGAAAAATACACTTATGTGGAAGCTCAGCTTGAAACGGGTAGAACTCATCAAATAAGAGTTCATATGGCTAGTAAAAGACATCCATTAGTGGGAGACCCTGTATATGGACCAAAAAATTCGAAATTTAAATTAAATGGACAAATGCTACATGCTAAAACATTAGGATTTATACATCCTACTACAAAAGAGTATATGGAATTTAACTCGAATCTTCCCGATTATTTTGAAAAAATGTTAAATATACTTGACTAA
- a CDS encoding DUF5665 domain-containing protein: MKEDRLDKIEKKIDDLAQSLDKSRIREYTDMINNPKRLIYLNFIAGLAKGFGTAIGLTLLAAVVAYILHSWVNLPLIGQYIAKLLDIIENYR; the protein is encoded by the coding sequence TTGAAGGAAGATAGATTAGATAAAATAGAAAAAAAAATAGATGATTTGGCTCAAAGTCTAGATAAAAGCAGGATTAGAGAATATACAGATATGATAAATAATCCGAAGAGGCTTATTTATTTAAATTTTATAGCGGGACTTGCTAAAGGGTTCGGAACCGCTATAGGACTTACACTTCTTGCTGCTGTAGTTGCATATATACTACATAGTTGGGTAAACCTTCCTTTAATAGGCCAATACATAGCCAAACTTTTAGACATTATTGAGAACTATAGATAG
- the trpS gene encoding tryptophan--tRNA ligase: MSDKKIIFSGAQPSGRLTLGNYIGAVKNWVDLQDEYNCYYCVVDSHAITVPQEAKTLRKNTIEALAQYIASGLDPEKNTIFIQSHVSAHAELAWILNTMTYMGELNRMTQFKEKSQKSEANLNAALFTYPVLMAADILLYQTDLVPVGEDQKQHLELARNLAQRFNNRYSETFKVPDPYIAKVGARVMSLQEPTKKMSKSDDNPNASILMVEEPDAIVRKLKRAVTDSVGVVRYLDEQPGIKNLMNIYSKLSGKSIQEIELMYEGKGYGQFKEDTAEVIVEALRPVREKYNDLLNNKDYLEKIYAEGANKAEQNARKTLRKVYKKVGLVPRKFI, translated from the coding sequence ATGAGTGATAAGAAAATAATATTTAGTGGAGCTCAACCATCTGGTAGACTTACACTAGGAAACTATATAGGGGCAGTTAAAAACTGGGTAGATCTTCAAGATGAATACAATTGCTATTATTGCGTAGTAGATTCTCATGCTATAACAGTTCCTCAAGAGGCAAAAACTTTAAGAAAAAATACTATTGAAGCACTTGCTCAATATATAGCTAGTGGACTTGATCCTGAAAAAAATACTATATTTATCCAATCACATGTAAGTGCACATGCAGAACTTGCATGGATTTTAAATACAATGACTTATATGGGAGAGTTAAACAGAATGACTCAATTTAAGGAAAAATCTCAAAAAAGTGAGGCTAACTTAAATGCTGCTTTATTTACTTATCCAGTATTAATGGCTGCAGATATTTTACTATATCAAACTGATTTAGTTCCAGTTGGAGAAGATCAAAAGCAGCATTTAGAACTTGCTAGAAATTTAGCTCAAAGATTTAATAATAGATATAGCGAAACTTTTAAAGTTCCGGATCCTTATATAGCTAAGGTTGGAGCTAGGGTTATGAGTCTTCAAGAGCCTACAAAGAAAATGTCAAAATCAGATGATAACCCAAATGCATCTATACTAATGGTAGAAGAGCCTGATGCTATAGTTAGAAAGTTAAAAAGAGCTGTTACTGATTCTGTTGGAGTAGTTAGATATTTAGATGAACAACCTGGAATTAAAAATCTTATGAACATATACTCTAAATTATCAGGAAAATCAATACAAGAAATAGAGCTTATGTACGAAGGAAAGGGGTATGGACAATTTAAAGAAGATACTGCTGAAGTTATAGTTGAAGCATTAAGACCTGTAAGAGAAAAGTACAATGATTTATTAAATAATAAAGATTATTTAGAAAAAATATATGCTGAGGGAGCTAATAAAGCAGAGCAGAATGCTAGAAAGACTTTAAGAAAAGTGTATAAAAAGGTTGGACTTGTTCCAAGGAAATTTATTTAA
- a CDS encoding (2Fe-2S)-binding protein gives MNKVEKIEFKNNKKNKGFEIISLKSFFESANTSFIRKYFRTNFYTLIFVTEGKCIHEVDFLEYTIKAGEILIISKDRIHRYNEFNNVQGYLIMFTEGFLCEFLSNNTSEVKDLFKQSYMNPYINFMDLYTSTLIKLLDVIHDMYTNEYGIIDYNVIASAFRTFALLILNNILGEDTSKQSKNEIFVKFTELVEEHINKEKTVEGYANMMHVSKKTVNLMTRKAIDMSAKQYIIQQLILKIKLKLSFEQKSISEIANEVGFTESSNLTRFFKKYTGVNPREFRSMNREGSNNVIRSESMDLNAIKEAIETKVYHIDSDTKVPLHEHATQDEVFYCIKGSGFGVLADKEVELQVGDVFIAPAGTMHSLRSDGNLYVTASLIPVNRIICHCKQVSYGDIRKAMVGGARTIEEIEEITGAGTGCGNCIEDIKKILSLACGCNNISIEAVVDAVKGGADTVEKIGELTGAGTNCGKCKALIQNIIDTNK, from the coding sequence ATGAACAAGGTAGAAAAGATTGAATTTAAAAATAACAAAAAAAATAAAGGTTTTGAAATTATATCCTTAAAAAGTTTTTTTGAATCTGCTAATACCTCTTTCATAAGAAAGTATTTTCGTACTAATTTTTACACTTTGATTTTTGTTACTGAAGGTAAGTGTATTCATGAAGTTGATTTTTTAGAATACACCATTAAAGCAGGCGAAATATTAATTATTTCAAAGGATCGTATTCATAGATATAATGAGTTTAATAATGTACAGGGGTATTTAATCATGTTTACAGAGGGTTTTTTATGTGAATTTTTAAGTAATAATACTTCTGAAGTCAAAGATTTGTTTAAGCAAAGCTACATGAACCCATATATTAATTTTATGGATTTATATACTTCAACGTTAATAAAACTTTTAGATGTAATACATGATATGTACACAAATGAATATGGTATTATAGATTACAATGTAATCGCTTCAGCTTTTAGAACCTTCGCACTATTAATATTAAACAATATCTTAGGAGAAGATACATCAAAACAGAGCAAAAATGAAATTTTTGTAAAGTTTACTGAATTAGTTGAAGAACATATTAATAAAGAGAAAACTGTAGAAGGCTATGCTAATATGATGCATGTTTCCAAAAAGACAGTTAATTTAATGACACGAAAAGCGATTGATATGTCAGCAAAGCAATATATTATTCAACAACTTATTTTAAAAATAAAACTTAAGCTCTCCTTTGAACAAAAGAGTATAAGTGAAATTGCCAATGAAGTCGGTTTTACAGAATCATCTAATCTGACAAGATTTTTTAAAAAATATACAGGCGTTAATCCTAGAGAATTTAGAAGTATGAATAGGGAAGGCAGTAATAACGTGATAAGGAGTGAAAGTATGGATTTAAATGCTATAAAGGAAGCTATTGAAACAAAGGTATATCACATCGATTCTGATACAAAAGTTCCTCTCCATGAACATGCAACTCAAGATGAAGTATTTTATTGTATAAAAGGTTCAGGATTTGGAGTATTAGCAGATAAGGAAGTTGAGTTACAGGTAGGGGATGTATTTATTGCTCCCGCGGGAACAATGCATTCTCTTAGAAGTGATGGAAATCTTTATGTAACAGCTTCTCTTATACCTGTAAATAGAATTATTTGTCATTGTAAACAAGTTAGTTATGGTGATATTAGGAAAGCAATGGTTGGTGGTGCTCGTACTATAGAGGAAATAGAAGAAATTACAGGAGCAGGAACGGGTTGCGGCAATTGTATTGAAGATATAAAAAAAATATTATCATTAGCCTGTGGATGCAATAATATTTCTATTGAAGCTGTAGTTGATGCAGTTAAAGGTGGAGCAGATACAGTTGAAAAAATTGGAGAATTAACAGGAGCGGGTACTAATTGTGGAAAGTGTAAAGCTTTAATACAAAATATAATTGATACAAACAAGTAA